In Salvelinus alpinus chromosome 19, SLU_Salpinus.1, whole genome shotgun sequence, the genomic stretch GAGGCACTTAAAAAGCGCAATTGTGTCTACTGTGCAGCGAAACTCAGGAATGTGTTCAATAAAACAGTCCTTTATAAATACACAAAGAAATAAAACAAGCAAACAGCTATGTGTCTCTTCCAAATCCATAAAATGCAAGCCCTGGTAagcaaatcaaataaataaaaagttcCCATATCAGATCtacaaacatactgtatgaatGTAACCCAACATAATCATGAAAATACTGTCACCAGATAGTGATAGACGAAGTTGGTAGTGTTGTGTGCTTAGTGAACGGGTGATTTGGGAAAAGGGCCTGTTGCCATATGAAGACaaccttttctctgtatacatctcTGTACAGTtcctgtaacagcctccactcctctaatGAATGACTGTGCACAATGGAAGGGCTTGCTGGGTAGGAAAGTGAAGGGTAAGGAGTGCCACGGTCTACCACAGCAAGTCTTTCAAAGTTCCTCCATTGCAGTGACTTCCCTTTGAGTTATTATACAAAAGCACACACAGATATAAATTATGAACACGATGTCACGATGAGGCTTTTTGCGTTGATTCCACAGGAGAACCAGGAGCCTCTAGTACAGGTGTGGTCACATGGCGGTCTCCACAGCCCTTCCTCAGACTGGGCCAGCTGGCCCAGCCTCTCGCTCCATCTGCTGCTTGGTCAGGACGTACTTAAAGAACtcatagactgaccaggcgaTGGCAGTGGAGGGCATCTGGTATATGACCCGGGCTTGGATCCCTTTGAAGAAAGCAGCCGTGCCACCGAGGCGATACACTGTTCTGAAGGCGTTGGCCATGCCTGTGAGGTGACCACTGATGTGTATGGAGCTGAGCGCTACGTTCTCCTGTGTGTTGAGCAGGGTCTTACACACGTCCAGCGGGGTGGTTATGGCTGCAGACACGGCCCCCGCCGCAGCCCCAGACAGCACGTGGCTGCCGGGGTGGTACTGTCTGTGGGGGTTGAGCCGCTCCTGCATCAGCTCATAGGTCATGAAGTGGACAGCCTGGAAGGGAATGTTCATGGCCAGCTGTGTGCTGTAGCTGCGATAGAAGGCTGTGAGCCCCTCAGTGCGCTGTATAGTCCCAACGCAGTCTAACAGGTTCCGGTAGGGAGAGTTGTACATCTGCATCCTCTGTTTCACCACTAAGACACCATGAAGGACAGCACCACCACACAAACAGGGGAACAAAGAGAAGGGGGTTAATATActgtacaacccccccccccctctctcccctccagctAGAACGGTTTGTTACCATCTTGATTTCTAATTGAAAAAGTCACAAAAAACCCAAAGCCCCCTTTGAAAGCCTTACCTTCAGCTGGGTTCATGACTGCGTCATGCAGCACAGTGGCCACACAGCCTGCCAGTCCTAGTTGGAACAAAGACAGTCAGTCAGGCCTCCGCATGTTACCACCCATCAACATACAATACCTCACGTAATAATACATCAGTTCTCACCAAGCCAATTGTTTATAATGTTAGTTTATCAAAACTGCCAGCACAACTACCAAAACAATTAACTTCTTCCTGTGCCATGTTCCCTGACCTTCCAGTGGTCAGTATGTAATGCGAGTTAGAATTCCAAGGGAAACAGAACTGTACTGCACCATTGGCTATGTGGCTGTTTCCTCCATTCTGAATGACCTCGCTGAGTGTGCGCTTGACATGTTCGTAGCAGGCAAAGTAGAGGGCGTGGGCAGGGCCGGCCCCCAGCATTGTGATGTTGAGGCCCCTCAGGGGTCTGAGGAGACCCTCCGTCCGGACGATCCTTCTTAGGGCCTCATACACGCTGCTGTACTGAGCCTTAGGGTCTGGCTGCAAACTTTGCATCCTGGTCTAGAGAAAGAAGAGGGATATTTTAAGTGAGAGACCCTAGCTTCTCATGAAGTAGTCTATACAACCTGCTAAACTACAGACTGTAGTCAAACCTACACACTCACCTGGGCTGTCTGTTTCTGAGGTAATTGTTTCTCCTGTGATGTGATGTCTCACCATGTTCTTGATAATATCTGTTCTTGGCAGAACTGATGTACTTTCTGAGTGATGCATGTCTGTCCCAGGCCTAGGGTGGGGGGCCGGGGCAGTTCTTTGTTATACCCTGACACGCCAATTTATTTGGACAGCACaaacaatgttttttatttagCCCAAAATGTAGTGCAGCCCAAAAGACATGCCATTTTTATCTTTCTTAGCATATTGCCTTTATTTCCTTCCAAGCCCTCAACAATAAAATATCAATTACATTTGCTTCAGATACATCTGGAGGCTTGAGGGATTCATAAAACTTTGAGTTTAAGTTTGTCAAACTGAACTAAAACTCTACACAAATCACAGACATTGATGAGCTCTACCTCAAGAAGACAATGATTTCTGCATGTGCCTTCAAGACTGCTTCTGTAGTCATCTTTACTTATAGGTGACATTACTCATTTCTCTCAACGCATCTTTGAAAGGGTGAATCCAATGTCTTATCTGTAGtctatacaaaacattaacacctgctccttccatgaaagactgaccaggtgaatccagatgaaagctatgatcccttattgacgtcacttgttaaatccacttaatttTTTTAAGCATTGAaacatttttttcacctttatttaaccaggttggctagttgagaacaagttctcatttgcaactgcgacctggccaagacaaagcatagcaatttgacacatacaacaacacagagttacacatggaataaacaaaatatacagtcaataatacagtagaaaaataagtctatatacaatgtgagcaaatgaggtgagataaggtagggaaagtttaaaaaaggccatggtggcgaggtaaatacaatatagcaagtaaaacactggaatggtagatttgcagtggaagaatgtgcaaagtagaaatggagtgcaaaggagcaaaataaataaataaatacagtaggggaaaaggtagttgtttgggctaaattatagatgggctatgtacaggtgcagtaatctgtgagctgctctgacagctggtgcttaaagctagtgagggagataagtgtttccagcttcagagatttttgcagttcgttccagtcattggcagcaaagaactggaaggaaagacgaccaaaggagaaattggcttgtgtatgtttgccattcagagggtgaatgggcaagacaaaatatttaagtgcctttgaacagagtatggtagtaggtgccaagcacaccagtttgtcaagaactgcaatgctgctggggttttcatgctcaacagtttcccatgtgaatcaagaatggtccatcacccaaaggacatccagccaacttgacacaactgtgggaagcattggagtcaacatgggccagcatccatgtggaacgctttcgacaccttgtagagtcatgctcagacgaattgaggctattcagagggcaaaagggggtgcaactcaatattaggaaggtgttcctaatgtttgagatatatagagatatatatatatatatatatagataataGTACTGTTATTACTTAGGCAAAATGTATGGAATAAGCTAGCCTACCCACCATAACAAGGCACACCAACTAGCCAGAGACAAGATTAGACAATTGAACTGGAAACAACTACCTTCATTCATTTATCAAACACGTGTACGTGCAGATTTGCTCAAACAATTCCGTACAAGGACTTTGATCCTACTCCAATATGTGGGCAGCTTTGGTCCTCAACTGTTAAGGTTTTTGTGTTAACCTTTTTTCCGCATCTGATCGACGCCTGGGAGAACAGAGAGATATTGTCACAAGGGGACAAATTAGTTAGCCTAGTGAGCGTACTTTAGTAAACAAAAAAGCCTCTActcaggaaaacctggctcaCTAAAGTGGCTCACTATTTAACAATGTAGGCCTAATCCTTGAGTGAGTTAGGATTCAGCCCTTAGTTACCAGTAGCAAGCCTACTGCATGTCTGTAGCTTACCTCCCCATTATGTTATTATGTCAGCCTCCACATCCAAGTAATTCCATCTACTTAGCAGCTTTGCTCTAGAGAAACCACCACACAGGACAGCTTCACAGTATTATCTCTGCATGATATCAGTTAGGGTGCATGATGTACTGTATTACAGACAAATATACCATTTTGAAGGTTTATATTTAATACTATTTACTTTAATAATATAATCAGATTCCTGCAGGAGTGCTACAGTAGTTGAGTTCTAAagggaaaaaacaacaacacacaagCAGTTGATATGTGTGGAGGATGAGATACACCTGCAGACGGTAGGTGGGAAGGGGGCTCAAAGCTGTAATACTGATACATGTTTGACCTCTGCCCAGGTTCTGGCAGATCCTACTTTAAGTGATAAGAGTCTCTCTTAAGCACAACTGAAGCAAAATgtttcaaaaaaaaaaagaaattgagCAAAGAGGTGAAGAAAGAGTACAGAATGAGACTGCTGTCAAACATCTTACTATTGTGTGATACTCTATGCTCATTAAGTACgcctgggctgtgtgtgtgtgtgtgtgtgtgtgtgtgtgtgtgtgtgtgtgtgtgtgtgtgtgtgtgtgtgtgtgtgtgtgtgtgtgtgtgtgtgtgtgtgtgtgtgtgtgagtgagtgagagacttTGCCTGCCTCTGTCTGTAATCATTAGGCAACTTGACAAAACAGAGCTAGCTTTATCCCAGTTGGCGTTTATCACAGTGACGGTACAATGCCTCTGGCCATTAAAATGGCTACTCTTTCTGGCTGTGCCGTGCCAAAGAACCAGGAAACTAAACTATTGATTGAATATTAGACAA encodes the following:
- the slc25a37 gene encoding mitoferrin-1; the encoded protein is MELRADPVVATLDMSEIKGKDEEPSEGDGDYESLPAHASLTIHMTAGAVAGILEHTVMYPVDSVKTRMQSLQPDPKAQYSSVYEALRRIVRTEGLLRPLRGLNITMLGAGPAHALYFACYEHVKRTLSEVIQNGGNSHIANGLAGCVATVLHDAVMNPAEVVKQRMQMYNSPYRNLLDCVGTIQRTEGLTAFYRSYSTQLAMNIPFQAVHFMTYELMQERLNPHRQYHPGSHVLSGAAAGAVSAAITTPLDVCKTLLNTQENVALSSIHISGHLTGMANAFRTVYRLGGTAAFFKGIQARVIYQMPSTAIAWSVYEFFKYVLTKQQMEREAGPAGPV